A window of the Tursiops truncatus isolate mTurTru1 chromosome 14, mTurTru1.mat.Y, whole genome shotgun sequence genome harbors these coding sequences:
- the LOC141276426 gene encoding speedy protein E4-like, translated as MSKRRSSYRPEDQEAFYRLLEDPVIQSFLEADIFLKVSDKYLLSMVVEYFGRVGLPGHLYNRIHFFLALYIASDMEEDNPTSKRSIFQFLLGREHWPDLYKEFLKLKVEFFHAMEHRAWVTPDLCEEVCRG; from the exons ATGAGCAAGAGAAGATCCAGTTATCGTCCAGAAGACCAAGAGGCCTTCTACCGGCTTCTGG AGGACCCTGTTATCCAGAGCTTCCTGGAAGCTGATATTTTCCTGAAAGTGTCCGACAAG TACCTGCTCTCCATGGTGGTGGAGTACTTCGGCCGTGTCGGGCTGCCTGGTCACCTCTACAACAGGATCCACTTCTTCCTGGCCCT CTACATCGCCTCCGACATGGAGGAGGACAACCCCACATCCAAGCGGAGCATCTTCCAGTTCCTGCTGGGCAGGGAGCACTGGCCAGACCTCTACAAGGAGTTCCTCAAGCTGAAGGTGGAATTCTTCCATGCGATGGAGCACCGAGCCTGGGTCACCCCGGATTTGTGTGAGGAGGTCTGTCGGGGATGA